CCCCTGTTGAACCAGTAAATGCAATTTTGGAAATACGCGGGTTGGTTGCAAGCGGGCGACCCACTTCTACACCATAACCGTTGACTATGTTAAGTACACCTTCAGGTAACAGGTCTTGGATCAATTCAACCAGAACCAGAATGCTGGCAGGGGTTTGTTCGGCAGGTTTCAATACAATACAGTTACCCGCCGCCAACGCCGGCGCCAGTTTCCATGTGGCCATTAAAATCGGGAAGTTCCACGGGATAATCTGTCCAACGACCCCTAAAGGCTCATGGAAGTGGTAAGCGATAGTATCTTCATCAATCTCTGAAATACCGCCTTCTTGAGCACGGATACAGCTGGCAAAATAGCGGAAATGGTCAACGGCCAAAGGAATATCGGCAGCCAGTGTTTCGCGAATCGGTTTACCGTTATCCCAGGTTTCAGCCACAGCCAAAAGCTCTAAATTGGCTTCTAACCGGTCAGCAATTTTTAATAAAATGTTAGAGCGAGTTGTTGGAGAAGAGCGGCCCCATTGATCTTTGGCCTTATGTGCCGCATCCAGTGCAAGCTCAATATCTTCAGCGCTTGAACGTGGAATTTTGGTAAATACCTTACCATCTACTGGAGAAATGTTATCAAAGTATTGACCTTTTACAGGTGGTACCCATTGTCCGCCAATGAAGTTCTCATATTGGGCTTTAAACTGAACTTTTGAACCGGGTTGATTAGGATCGACATAACGCATATAGGTGTTCCTTGACTTATTTTAGTGTTGTAAAAATCTGTAATTACAGTTTTGGTATCAGGGACTCTGGTACACTATTCGACTTAGCATACATGGAATAAGGTTGGAGAAAGGTTGGAGACAAGAAGGTTTACAATTTTTTCACTTGATCTTAAAAGATAGTTATATAGTCATTACAGTGGATGTAAATCATGGCTTTTTTTGTGAGAGTATGGAATGGAGATAAAGCAAGATCTGAGCCAGAGACGACAGAAAATCGAACAGTTTAGAGCGAGTAGTAGTTGGTCGGCATTACATGCAGAGCAACTGGGGCAAAGTATTGCCAGCTCCTGGCAGCGCTCATCTTCTGCTGCAATACCAAAAGATCGTTCTGCGGCGCCTTTAATCCATTTGCAAAAAGAAACTTACTCTTCCACTTTGGCAAATGCCTTGCAATATTGTGCGCAGGATTTAAAGCATATTGCTGAACAGTCTTCCATGGTACTGGCAGTTGCAGATATGGGCAGTACCATCATTTGGTCAGCCTCTAGCCCGCAAATGAAAAGTGCCGCCGAAAGTGTACATTTTATCGAAGGTGGGCAATGGCGTGAAGAACTGGTGGGGACAAATGCTTTAGCACTGTCATTAAAAACTCAGCAATCGAGCTGTGTGTTTTCCAATGAACATTATATGTCGTCTATCCACGACTGGGTTTGTTATGCTGCTCCGATTGTTGATCCGCATTCACAACAGCTTTTGGGGGTAATCGACCTTTCGACCACCTGGCAACAGCATAATAGTCTGGGACTGCTGGCTGCGGAACGCTGTGCTTCCATTATTCAGTCTGCTTTACTGGAACATCAAAAGCAGCAACTCTATATTCGTGCTTTTTCTGTGCCGCAAGTACTGTTCAATGGTAAGGTTTTGGTGCTGACTCCACGCCAGATTGAAATCCTGACCATTCTGGCTTTATGTCCACAAGGTCTAAGTCTGGACAGTCTGCACCAGGCTTTATATGGTGAGCGTAAAGTCAGTATGGGCACATTAAAGGCGGAAATGTCACAATTACGTGATGTGCTTGGGGGAATGCTGGGTTCAAGGCCGTACCGTTTATTGGCCCATGTCGAGGCTGACTTTTTGCTGACAGAGCAGGCTTTAGATGCAGGGTATATCGATTCTGCCTTAAAACTGTGTAGCGGGGTGTTTTTGGCTAAAACAGAAAGTCCTTTTTTATGTGCATGGCGCGATTGTCTGGAATCTCGCTTAAGTGATGCCATTTTTAAAGCCAATGAAACCGATGTATTACTGAAACATGTAGCGCGCTTCCCCGAGGCGATTGATGCTGTCGAACGTTTGATTGAGCTGATGCCGAAAACGAATCCCGTATATCAAACCCTATTAAAATATAAAGATAGTTAAGACGGCGATAGGCTGAATTGATCAAGCTTTGCATTTGCATACACGGCCGATCATTAAAGTTTTTTAAATGGCTGGTTTATCTTCTGAATCTTATGGATCAGGTTGCTATAGTGCCTTGAGGGCGCCGTCGGACAGTCTTATATTCATTTATTAAGACTTTCTCCCTTATCCTGCTGACGAACCAGAATTCCCCCCAATTGTAAGAGTAAAAAAAAGCAACTACCGTCTAACCTATTTTCTAAAAAATACGTTAAACAGCAGTTGCTAAAAATGTAAGCCAATAACTAAATGGGAGAGAGGGCTTACATTGAGGATTACATTGCAGCTTTAAAAATTTCTACCACTTGCGCATGGGTTGCTTTACGTGGATTGGTCAGCATACAGGCATCTTTTTGCGCATTTTCAGCCATAATTGCCAGATCAGCTTCCTTCACAGATAATTCAGCTAGACCAGTTGGAATACCAATTGAAGCTGAAAGTTGACGAATCGCATCGATCGCTTCATAAGCGGCTTCATTGACGGTCAAGCCTTCAATATTCACGCCCATTAACTGTGCAATTTTGGCATAACGGTCAGGGCAGGCAATCAGGTTAAATTCACATACATGTGGAAGTAAGATTGCATTACATACGCCATGCGGCAAGTTATAGAAACCGCCAAGCTGATGTGCCATCGCATGTACATAACCTAGCGAAGCGTTGTTAAAAGCCATTCCTGCCAGATATTGTGCATAGCTCATAGCATCACGCGCTTCCAGGTTTTCACCATTGGCAACCGCAGGGCTGAGCCATTGGCTAATCATGCTGATAGCTTTTTCTGCACAGGCGTCGGTAATAGGGTTGGCGTCAGTAGAAACATACGCTTCAACTGCATGAGTCAAGGCATCCATTCCGGTAGCAGCAGTTAAGCTGGCCGGTTTGGCAATCATCAGCTTCGGGTCATCAATCGCAATTAGCGGAGTACAGCGCCAATCGACAATAGCCATTTTCACATGAGTCTCTGTATTGGTAATAATACAGAAACGTGTCATTTCAGAGGCAGTACCGGCTGTAGTATTGATCGCAATCAGCGGTGTCATAGGCACTGTGCTTTTATCAATACCCTCATAATCACGGATATGGCCGCCGCCCGCAGTCACCAGCCCGATACCTTTGGCACAGTCATGTGATGAACCGCCACCTAAAGACACAATAAAATCACAAGCATTCTCGTGATAGGCTTGCACCCCTTTATGTACGTTAATATCAGTAGGGTTCGGTTCTGCACCCGGGAAAATATGACAGTCGACGTTAGCTTCTTTTAAATAAGCAGCAATCGTATCGGCAACACCAAATTTAAACAGACCGGCATCTGTCACAATCAGGGCTTTCTTTGCGCCTAAATTTTGTGCTCTGCTTCCTACTTCTTTGGCACAGCCAGGACCAAAAAGTGAAACACAGGGAATGTAAAAACCATTGGTTTTATCTGCAAGATTTTTAAAAGCCATGGGGCAACTCCTTTTACCATTATTCAATTGTTGACATTTTTCATCGTCGATGAAGTATGCAGTCAAGTCCGGAAGAATCCCACCTACCAAACACCTACCATTTTAATAACATGTTGATTTTTATCTAAAATCTGAATGGGATTTAGCCGTTCCCTTACATCGAGGACCTTACGATTTAACAATAGATGTATAGAGTAGAAGGAGGACAGGACATGTCTCACTCTTATTCGAGCGATTTTGATAAAGGCAACAAGATGAGTATCCTGATATTTTTTAACTTAAAGATGAGCTATATTCATTTTTGGTGATTTTGTGAGTGAGACAAGATCTTTAGGAACACTACTCAGAAACAGAATATAAATATTCTAAAGAGACATGTTTAAGTCCGATACAGCATTCAATTTAGAGCTATAAAAATTCATTTCTCTAAACCGGTTTTTAAACTTTCCTTTAACTTTATTTGACATTAGCTATTGTATTTTATCATTTTTATATATTTATTAAGCTGAAAAATAAACAAATTTATCTAGACCTGTTTATTCATGATACGATTCAAGTATAAATTACCTTATCAAGAAATTCAGATTTATCTTAGAAATTAGGGCACCGGATCATCATTAATAAAGAGTTTGCATGTTCGATTAAAAGCATTCGTTTTGATGAAAATTATCATCCTTCAGACAGTACGCGTCTTACCACTAACTTTGCAAATCTGGCAAGAGGAGAGAGTCGTCAGGAGAACCTGCGTAAAACCCTGGCGATGATCAACAATCGTTTCAATGACTTGGCTCATTGGGATAATCCTCAGGCAGATCGTTATTCAGTTGAAGTTGAAATCATTTCTGCGGATATGGATATTGAAGGCAAGGGGAAGGCGTTCCCAGTCATTGAAATGTTGAAGACGACCATTATTGATCATCACAAGAACCAGCGCATTGATGGCATGGTTGGAAACAGCTTTTCCTCTTATGTACGGGATTATGACTTTAGCGTATTGCTATTAGAACATAGCAAGAAGCAGTCGACACGCAGTACTCCAGATCATTTTGGCGAATTACATGGCAAGCTGTTTAAATATTTGGTCAACTCTGAGGCCTATAAAGCAAAGTTTAATAAAGCACCGGTGATATGTCTCAGTGTCTCAAGTAGCAAGACCTATCAGCGGACTGAAAACCAGCATCCTGTATTAGGTGTGGAATACCAGCAAGATGAATATTCATTAACCGATGAATATTTCAAAAAAATGGGCTTAGAGGTTCGCTACTTTATGCCATCCAACAGCGTGGCGCCTTTGGCTTTTTATTTTAGTGGAGATTTACTGAGTGATTACACGAATCTGGAGTTGATTAGTGCCATTAGTACAATGGAAACCTTCCAGAAAATTTACCGACCTGAAATTTACAATGCCAATTCTGTGGCAGGGAAATGTTATCAGCCAAGTTTGAAATATCAGGATTATTCACTCACGCAGATTGTCTATGACCGCGAGGAGCGTAGCCAGTTAGCGCTGAAGCAGGGCCGATTTACGGAAGAGCAGTTCATCAAGCCTTATCAGAATATCCTTGAACAATGGGCAAAAAGCTACTCGGCTTAAAACCACTCACTACTTGATTCACTAAACGATAAAAGAAGATTGATGATGAAACGTCTATTACCGACCTCAACGGCTGGCAGTTTGCCAAAACCTTCCTGGCTGGCAGAACCGGAAAAACTCTGGTCACCGTGGAAACTACAGGAAGATCAACTGATTGAAGGCAAACAAGATGCCTTACGTTTATCATTACTAGAACAAGTCCATGCAGGTCTTGATATTGTGAGCGATGGTGAACAAACTCGCCAACATTTTGTCACTACCTTTATCGAACAC
The nucleotide sequence above comes from Acinetobacter sp. 10FS3-1. Encoded proteins:
- a CDS encoding DUF1852 domain-containing protein; protein product: MNKEFACSIKSIRFDENYHPSDSTRLTTNFANLARGESRQENLRKTLAMINNRFNDLAHWDNPQADRYSVEVEIISADMDIEGKGKAFPVIEMLKTTIIDHHKNQRIDGMVGNSFSSYVRDYDFSVLLLEHSKKQSTRSTPDHFGELHGKLFKYLVNSEAYKAKFNKAPVICLSVSSSKTYQRTENQHPVLGVEYQQDEYSLTDEYFKKMGLEVRYFMPSNSVAPLAFYFSGDLLSDYTNLELISAISTMETFQKIYRPEIYNANSVAGKCYQPSLKYQDYSLTQIVYDREERSQLALKQGRFTEEQFIKPYQNILEQWAKSYSA
- the mdh gene encoding iron-dependent methanol dehydrogenase codes for the protein MAFKNLADKTNGFYIPCVSLFGPGCAKEVGSRAQNLGAKKALIVTDAGLFKFGVADTIAAYLKEANVDCHIFPGAEPNPTDINVHKGVQAYHENACDFIVSLGGGSSHDCAKGIGLVTAGGGHIRDYEGIDKSTVPMTPLIAINTTAGTASEMTRFCIITNTETHVKMAIVDWRCTPLIAIDDPKLMIAKPASLTAATGMDALTHAVEAYVSTDANPITDACAEKAISMISQWLSPAVANGENLEARDAMSYAQYLAGMAFNNASLGYVHAMAHQLGGFYNLPHGVCNAILLPHVCEFNLIACPDRYAKIAQLMGVNIEGLTVNEAAYEAIDAIRQLSASIGIPTGLAELSVKEADLAIMAENAQKDACMLTNPRKATHAQVVEIFKAAM
- a CDS encoding transcriptional regulator, producing MEIKQDLSQRRQKIEQFRASSSWSALHAEQLGQSIASSWQRSSSAAIPKDRSAAPLIHLQKETYSSTLANALQYCAQDLKHIAEQSSMVLAVADMGSTIIWSASSPQMKSAAESVHFIEGGQWREELVGTNALALSLKTQQSSCVFSNEHYMSSIHDWVCYAAPIVDPHSQQLLGVIDLSTTWQQHNSLGLLAAERCASIIQSALLEHQKQQLYIRAFSVPQVLFNGKVLVLTPRQIEILTILALCPQGLSLDSLHQALYGERKVSMGTLKAEMSQLRDVLGGMLGSRPYRLLAHVEADFLLTEQALDAGYIDSALKLCSGVFLAKTESPFLCAWRDCLESRLSDAIFKANETDVLLKHVARFPEAIDAVERLIELMPKTNPVYQTLLKYKDS